Proteins from a single region of Companilactobacillus farciminis KCTC 3681 = DSM 20184:
- a CDS encoding type II toxin-antitoxin system PemK/MazF family toxin, with amino-acid sequence MKNYYATNATSIAQFNDIYFGVPHNSMFKLHYMREWMEFYGYWLAREKEHNVPKYYTTFKHGSVVMVNFGPNVGSELSGNHFAIVLNKNDKRENKSLTVIPLSSKDHSNYLDLGSELFKSVYQLTQQRMSDFEQEKDSVIEPLKARMKELAPKILSYKLIDESSQNASIFFAKDSLNGFLHIMHEFQINFADYIDFKDPTKLKELINEIVNIREKEIVAHSSESYIERLSSTISDLTEFYNGIESGVTLNEHIENMQGLIDKVQKYSKNTYAIIPNITTVSKLRVVKVSHYTISKNVTISEESLARIHKSVKNYLNLND; translated from the coding sequence TTGAAAAATTATTATGCAACTAATGCTACAAGCATTGCTCAGTTTAATGATATTTATTTTGGAGTTCCACATAATAGCATGTTTAAGTTGCACTACATGCGTGAATGGATGGAATTTTATGGTTACTGGCTAGCAAGGGAAAAAGAACACAACGTGCCGAAATACTATACGACCTTTAAACATGGTTCGGTTGTTATGGTTAACTTTGGGCCAAATGTAGGTAGCGAGCTTAGTGGTAATCATTTTGCAATTGTTCTAAATAAAAATGACAAACGTGAAAATAAATCACTAACCGTAATTCCACTATCATCAAAAGATCATTCTAATTATCTCGACTTAGGTAGCGAATTGTTCAAATCAGTTTATCAACTAACTCAGCAAAGAATGTCTGACTTTGAACAAGAGAAAGATTCTGTTATAGAACCACTAAAAGCTCGAATGAAAGAACTTGCTCCTAAAATTCTTTCATACAAATTGATTGATGAATCCTCACAAAATGCATCTATATTCTTTGCCAAGGATTCATTAAATGGTTTTTTGCATATCATGCATGAATTTCAAATTAATTTTGCAGATTATATTGATTTTAAAGATCCTACTAAGCTAAAAGAACTTATAAATGAGATAGTCAATATCAGAGAAAAAGAAATAGTAGCCCACAGTAGTGAATCCTATATCGAAAGACTATCCTCAACCATTTCTGATTTAACAGAATTTTACAATGGCATTGAAAGTGGTGTGACATTGAATGAGCATATAGAAAATATGCAAGGATTAATAGATAAGGTTCAAAAATATTCAAAAAACACTTATGCAATTATTCCTAACATTACAACCGTGAGCAAACTAAGAGTTGTCAAAGTTAGCCATTATACTATATCTAAAAATGTCACCATTTCAGAAGAATCTTTGGCAAGGATTCACAAATCAGTAAAAAATTATCTAAACTTGAATGATTAA
- a CDS encoding ImmA/IrrE family metallo-endopeptidase produces MMIRVEKSREYIFKDLLNRAMNYGLGVECVHIDSHLKPCLSYKRKLIILNMNYHNQRLVIFQLAHEIGHFLNGDSFGNEIFFSPAMNGFEGRANKTAVKLLLPYYLNDLPERYASTADFMNYFSIPLSVEKVVTEQIQDFYKSSETQI; encoded by the coding sequence ATGATGATAAGAGTGGAAAAAAGTAGAGAGTATATTTTTAAAGACTTGCTCAATAGAGCGATGAACTACGGCTTAGGTGTTGAATGTGTCCATATAGATTCACATCTAAAACCGTGTTTGAGTTATAAAAGAAAACTTATTATATTGAATATGAATTATCATAATCAGAGATTAGTTATATTCCAGCTTGCTCATGAGATTGGACACTTTTTAAATGGTGATTCATTTGGAAACGAAATATTTTTTAGTCCGGCGATGAATGGATTTGAAGGAAGGGCTAATAAAACGGCAGTAAAGCTTTTATTGCCATACTATTTAAACGATTTACCCGAAAGATATGCAAGCACTGCTGATTTTATGAACTATTTTTCTATTCCTCTATCTGTTGAAAAAGTTGTAACTGAGCAGATTCAGGACTTTTATAAATCTTCTGAAACTCAAATTTAA
- a CDS encoding helix-turn-helix domain-containing protein: protein MPNQVSKELFGKKLRELREKHSYSLRQVSNQSKTQDDPPISPSYWSLIERGERNIPKPDTLKRMAHGLRIPATEILKIAGYSEIDDVISNSKPVDLKNDKDPLITYGGKPISDDYMEIFRKILKDYDDDKSGKK from the coding sequence ATGCCCAATCAGGTAAGCAAGGAATTATTTGGAAAAAAGTTAAGAGAATTACGTGAGAAACATAGTTACTCCTTACGACAAGTTTCAAATCAGTCAAAGACTCAAGATGACCCACCAATATCACCATCTTATTGGTCACTGATAGAACGTGGTGAACGAAACATTCCAAAGCCAGACACTCTGAAAAGAATGGCTCATGGATTAAGAATACCTGCTACAGAAATATTAAAAATAGCTGGATATTCTGAAATTGATGATGTTATTTCAAATAGTAAACCAGTCGACTTGAAAAATGATAAAGATCCTTTAATAACATACGGTGGAAAGCCCATTTCTGATGATTACATGGAAATCTTCAGAAAAATACTAAAAGATTACGATGATGATAAGAGTGGAAAAAAGTAG
- a CDS encoding helix-turn-helix transcriptional regulator, translating to MATYIKDKNKLNEILIINGLTQQDLASKVGISRSYMSSIANGHKPVGTRTSKRICEVLNVKYKDIFVLTSSTKVLQK from the coding sequence TTGGCAACATATATAAAAGATAAAAATAAATTAAATGAGATCTTAATTATTAATGGATTAACACAACAGGATTTGGCTTCTAAGGTGGGAATCAGCAGAAGTTACATGTCCTCGATTGCTAATGGACATAAGCCAGTGGGTACACGGACATCTAAGAGAATCTGTGAAGTGTTGAACGTGAAGTATAAGGATATTTTTGTACTTACATCGTCCACAAAAGTTTTACAAAAGTAA